In Brassica napus cultivar Da-Ae chromosome C2, Da-Ae, whole genome shotgun sequence, the sequence tgaagatttttaaaataaaattggatTAGGATTTACAAATCCGAGAAGGATTtttcctcggatttgagtctttgtattttaataaaaaaattccaaataaatccattcaaatcctttataaaatcaaatttactagtaaatccgtacgattgaataacacttgatttgatatagaatttatgaatcattaaaccaatgacacatgattttaatacagatttgaaaatcataaaaacaataacattagattttttttttgataaccgtAGTGTGTTCCCAAATGCTTTTTAGGCCCAAAGACCAATCACTACGAGGCCCGCAGGATCCGCGTTTTCTTACCACTTATAGCGTCCCGGGTGGCCAAAGGGAATCGAACCCAGGGCGGTACTCACAACTGTGAGCCCTTTACCACTAGGTCAAGATCACTTGGttaccaataacactagatttagttcgtaTTTTctaatccattaaaatacaacaaccaataaccccacGTATTCCtagaattaatatatattcttgTTTTAATCAAGAACAAGGTTTTTTGTGAAGAtacatacataaaaataaattaaagtggTTCGTAATCCAAAACTAGCGGTGCATAGTCTCGAAAGGTGATATCATAAGAATATAACATAACACTATATGCTAAACAATCGATTTTGGTGTCaaaattgcgaggaaataagAAAAGCAGAATGAAGAAAACTTTTGCTTGATCCTCATAAACTTATCTATGTGAGTAGAGAAAGCAGGCTAGTTAATCTATAGGGATGTATATATGTCCTCTTTACAAGTTTGGAACAATATGTTGAAAAAGATACTGTCATAGAACTAGATCATCCAAGTCAAGGCATATATATTAGTGTTCCCGAGTTCTTAGAGTAATATGGAAGAAGATAAACCCACTTCGAGATCCTACCACGTTCTCCTGAAAGCAAAATTAACTATGAGAAAATAGCAGTCTCTTTAATATCGGTATAGAAAAGAAAAGGTGTGGAGATTAATTGTTATATTCGTCATGCTTACGCTCTAATTATGGAAGAAACCACGTAAACTGAACAAGAGGCCGATGGCTATGTTCCAGTTTTACACTTTTACGCTTTCATATGTTGTTACATTTATGGAATTATATGGTTGTGAGTAAGGGACCCTCCAAATTTAGAAAATACAACTAAGTATTTTGGTGGGTTCTGCAAAACCTTTGTCTTCACTAGGGCAAAAGTTGATGGCAAaaaccttaaaaaaaattttacctgTTGGCGGTGGATCTTGTTTGTACCACGGAAACAAGTAAGAATGACGATAGAAATCTATAAGCTTTGTTGCACGTTCTAGTAGATTCGTACAAACAATATGAGATTCTTTGAAATTATGGGAACATAAGTGATCCGTGTTGGACCAATTTTGGCCAATACGTTAATGGGCCACGATCAAGTACATGGACTGCAAAGAGTTAAAGCCCATAGCGAGCACGCGAGCTCCAGACGGAGACTTCGAAGATCTGGAGATCGCGGAATAGTTGCGAAGATCACGGGAGCAGCCCGTTATAAGAAGAGATCGACGCATAAGGAAAGGGCACGTtaaaaaccctagagagagctacacccaTACTTCGACCTTGTTTTCATCCCTCTTTAAATATGTTCTCTTAACGATCTCGTTGTAACGTTCGATCTTGTTTTACTCATTGTGTTCgattttattcatcaataaaagtccTTTTTTGCCTACCGGAAACAGATTACATcattgtgttctaaagatattgtTGCCCACATCGTTTACCTTCCCTAGATTGaactcccgatcactatcaaattcttagtgtagattttaggatctacattTTGGCGCTGACTGTGTggaagataaacgaaaaacatcTTTGCTAAGAAATCGATCTAAGTTTCCTAAGCGCGACTATGGATCCCAATCAAACCATCGGAGCCACACCATCAGGAGTCGACAACGTAGATCCTACCGGATCCAACTCGAGAACCGAAACCTTACCCGTTGGACCAACGGGGCGACTGGAACAGCCCACACACAAAGAATCCCTCCAATCGGAACCTCGAACCAGGAATGGTCATCAACCCACGATCGATCCTCACCACAAGATCGCACTTCGGTTCCGAAAAGGACCTCGATCCCCGATCGAACCGGAGCTCGAGTCTGGAATCACCCCGGGAAAGACATGTTGCCGACGACCTAACCAGACCTCAATCAACTAGGCCGATATCTCTGATCCCCCTAGCACAGACTCGGGAAGAAGTGACCGAGCTTCGAGGGATGGTCTCGTCATTAATCGACGAAACCCACAGCCAAAAGGCCGCTTATCGTGCCATCGCTAGACGACTGGATCAAGCCAAATGGGAACTCGCGGAGCATCGAGCTAACACCCGAGAAAGAAACCAACCACCGCCTGATCCACTATGGGAAACACTAAATCCTCAAAATACCGGAGCCTTCAGTACTCCAGAGATCCCGAGCGCTCGATCCGGACACTACATGGGAGAGAACTCGCAACGACCTCCGCAGCAGAACATGCCTTAGCGAAGCCTAAGTTACAGCGGGCTGGACGAAATAGAGACCTGACTACAAGCTCAAAGAAGTACTCCGATCCAATCACAAAACAGATATACGGAAAGACCCGGAGAGCCTAGAAATCGAATGCCACCACTGGGAAACCTAACCTCCGAGAATCGAACTCCACCTGCTGCGAGAACCGTTCAGCAAACGGGGTTCAGTGACCCAATAGGGCAAGCTCGCGGTTACGACCCCCGCGGACCCATCGGCGCGGATCCTGAAAGAGAAGACCTGGGGATCTCGGGCGAAACCGGAACGTTCCAGAATTATATCAAAAGAAACGACGCCGAGCTCAAAAGAATACACGCCATCGTGCATATGGCGACGAGCTCTACTCCAGACATAGATATGGTCATTGAGGAGACAAGGAGAATTCCATTCACGAACTGAATCGCCAGCGTAAGGCTACACCATGTCGGGAAACTCAAATTTCCCGAGTACACCGGGAACACATACCCGAAAGCTCACATACGAGCCTTTTGACTAGCGATATCAAGAGCACACCTCAACGATGACGAAAAAAAGACTGGCTACTGACGCTTCTTTGCGAAAAATCTCACCGGGGCCGCCCTTGAATGGTTTGCGGGCCTGGAAGAAAAGTCAATCGACAACTTCACCCAGTTGGTGTCTACGTTCCTCAAACAATACTTGGTTTTCATAGAAACAAGGGTAACCGAGGCAGACCTCTGGAATCTCAAGCAAGCGCCATTCGAGCCATTAAGAGCGCACATAAACAAGTTCATGGAAATCAAAGCCAGGATCTTGCACCCAAACGAAGCCGTGGCCCTGGCGGCGTTAAAGAACGGCGTCTGGTTCTCATCCAAATTCAGGGAAAAAATGGCAGTGCGGGCACCAATCTCGTTGGACGATGCCCAACACCGAGCTTCCTATTTCGCAACTCACGAAGAGGAGGTCACAACCTTAAAGGAACAGTACATCGCAAACAAAAATAACGTCGCCAAAAAGAATATTGCTCCCAAAGAACCAGCAACTAAAGGGCAACACTCCTATGCGATAAACAATTCGCTGCAAAACAAATCATCAACGTGCAACCCCAACAAACATTGTGCTTTCAATGACCGAAAAGGTCATTCGACCGAGGAATGTCGAGCGGCACTTCGCAGtcaaaacgaaaataaaaagaCCAGCGAGGAtatcgaagaagaagaggaaaagccaGCGACTCCAAAATCTAATCAAAAAGCTAAAGGCTCTTTGAATAAAAGAAGCAGGGAAACCGAGCCAGAGTCGCCTAGCTCTCCACCCCCAATGCTGAAGACAAGAGTCGACATGATCTCATGGGGGTCAGAAAGCCATACACCTAACAGAATCGAGGGACAAACCGAAGGAAGAGTATGCATCGACATTACGGTAGCAATCCGAACACTAGAGAACCTCAATGAAGCTACCCCTCCTCCCAGCATTACTCGATACAACCCAATTGCGGGGTCTCCCTTTAGGAAAACCCTCAACTTCAAGCGAAAGCAGAAGATGGCCATAATCCACGAACTGCTAGAAAGACCGATTGCCCCACAAATTCAGAAGAAAGACAGCATGTGAACCCTTAATCGCAACATGTCTGGGGGACAGAGACACTACCGACTACATCaggggatttttattttttaaaaaattataataattgttAATCTTTTTTTGATTCCACTGGAATGTTGTGAATAGTGTCTATAGCTTGAATCTGATAAATCGTAAACTTAAAAGCTTTACCTATTTGGATGTTTTTCAGAATTTAGATAAAAGTAGTGAATACGAGACATTATATTACATAATCGTCTTCAGCCCTAAGTCCAGCAATCAGCTGATACACCATAAATATTATGTCaaattttatttagaatattCCTCCAAACCTTTTACTTATGGCTATCTACAATAGTCAATTTATTCTACACCTTACTTTTCTTTATTATACAATCCACATCATCTTATTTTACTTCCACATATTTATTCAACACCCTTTCTAATTTTAACCTTTACAATGGtatgtttaataaaaatacCAACACTTCACCCcaccattttattttatattttacttttaataattttaaagtacatattaataataattttgactgaaactaaactaaaaaaataaaaaagtaatataattttaaaaaattatttatattcttaactaattatttttcaaatagtaaaagtaaaaagattattttaaactattttataaaagtAACTTTTTATATGTCCAAATTTAATGAAACAAATCTCTATttataaagtattaaaaatgatgaattttggtataaaaatcatatataaaaagttaatgtacaattaaataatatatgtcAAATAATTAgggttaaaaaatctaaatactttaacaaccaatagaaaaacagcatataattaaacttttaatttaATCAAGAATTAACTTGTAGTTTCAATCAGAAGGTgacatgtttattttttttaccgcACACTTTACTTATTCAACCCGTTGAAAGTATTCAACCAAGTTTAATCCATGTCATCTTCTCATATTATTCAACATACCATTGTACGAGTTCAACCGTTGAATAAACATGTCATTTTAAATCTATTACTATAAAGAACTGTTTGCTCTCTCCTGGTGCTGCCACTTAAGCGTCCATGTTCATGTCACAAAGTCGCACTCTGGAAAATCAACACGTGTCCCGTGTATCAAAATGTTGTGTTTCAATTAATCGAGGGTGTCATGGATTTGGGCCTGAGTTTGTATACGGGTTTTATGTGACCAACACCGAATAAAACAATTCTTCATCTCCACCGTCTAAGAGAGcgttgtttcatcttcttcctaaaAATCTTCATTCAATTTATTTTCCCTTTTCACAAAGCGGTGGATCTCAAGCTATTAAAAGGCAGGCGTCGTTCCTTGACCATCATTCTTCACAATTCTATATAGTCATTAAAAGTTCTTCattaaaaatcttaattttacAAGACAATTAGGTCCGCTCGATTTCTACTCCGGCCACCTTATCTGAGAAACCGTCAAATTTTGACGAGGAATAGGGAAGGCAGAGGAAATTGCAAGAACAGCGTTGTTGATGTTGTTCGTGAGGAAGCTTTTGGGCATCTACCAATTTGCAAAAACAACCACGAGAAAAGGTACCAAAAGAGCAATGGAACCGGTgccttttgtttgatttttgtatcAGATAATCAAGATCGTAACTTTTGAGCACACCTTACTTCGACTTTGCATTTTTAATTGATGTGGTTGAAATGAACTTAATTCATTGTTCTGGGTCGTTACTTCTTCGTTACATATAAACTTAGGATCTTTAATCTACTTCACTAGAATCTATGTGGGTTTGAGAGCTACATGATTTTTAGTGTTCTGTGATGATCAAATCTTCTATCTAACTTTCTCTGATTCTAATTGAAGTTTGCCACTGTTTTCGCTTTAAAATTCTTATTTCTGTGTCAAAAAGTTTCTTAGAAGTAGAAAATGtttctatgaaaaaaaaaacagaaattgtATTACTTAGATTGTTATTTCTTGGTTATACAACTAGAGGTggcaatgatgatgatgatgatgatgatgataggtTGCAGATGATGATTGTACTCAAAGAATGGCATGGATGCATTTGATATACCCCTTCTTCTACCACAGTAAGACCCCTTCTTCTGCCACCTACTGTTAGATCTCTCCTGAATGAAACTAATGAATTTATTTCTTACCAaattaaattcaatttttttgctAGAGATCCATCTGAAGGTAAAGTAATTAGCTTTATGATTTGAATTGCTTCTCAGTGATCTGTTTGTTGagtggttaattttttttgaagatttatgTCTTCTACATCACCTCTATTTGTGCTTATGGTGGCATGCGGTATGATCCCCACGACAAAATATCTGTGGAATGGGAACCCACTGGTGCATTTTACTTTGTTGTGCCTCATGTACAAGTTTGAATCTTTGAACTAATTTTCTGGaggatgagatttttttttttgactaatatgTATGCTTCGTGTAAATTGCCTGATGCAAACGCAGGTTATATTACTGAGTTTGGTGGAAGCTCGATGTTGGATGCAACTCTTGCTTGGGACAATGAACTTTCTTGGACGCTGGAGAATGCTATTGAAGCACTTTAGGAGACTATGCTTCAGGTAAACCTAGAACAAATTCTGCTTTTCTGCCTTAAAGTTATTGAATGGTCTTTACACTAATGCGAAATTTGTTGTTTCAGGTGTCTTCTGTTGTGATGAGGTTATGAAGGGGGTCTCTAGGAGTATTTGTTCTTAGCAAGAATCATGTTCGACAAAAGGAACGTATTACCCTGCTGTAGAGAAGGCTTTGTAGATGATTAAGCAAAACAGTTCATCTCTTAGGCCTCAAACTGCTTCAACTGCGCGGGATATTGAGATAGAATGTGACTTACTAACCAGGTGAGTTTTTTATTCTACTGTTTTAAACAATCACATAATCCatttttataattgaaatttCTGGATATGCATACTGACTTGGTTTAGTTAATTGCAGCAGCCCTAAAGATGATCTTGAGTTCTCTATTGTACAAGAGAATATATGAGACAAGTTAAACCGTAAGTTCAATCTTATTGCTCTTCATCTTTCAAACCTTTTGTCTGCAGTTAGTTTGAATTTTGACACTTTAACAAGTGTATTAACACATGTTCAATTATCATATTTTTCCTTTCAGTCAATATGTGACAAAAAACTGTGAGGAAGCTTGCAAGATTGCAACACATATATTCTCAATTGGTGGGGAGGCTGAGGAGAGAAGTTGACGAGGTGAGGAATAATTTTACAACACATGATCATCTAGATAGCTTATAGTTAAGGGTTGTGAATGTTATCTCCATGCTTTTATTTTCTTCACACTGTGCTTGACTCATTTGTGTTTTTATCTACGGTTTGACATACAACTCCAGCTGTTTGCGGGCTTTCAGCAGAAGAAGCCAATACTTTTGATCAAGGAAAAGAGGTGAAATATCACctgtttttgtgattttttatttgatatatatttttgagaatTGCCATTTTTTCTTCTATCCATGTACTCTTGAGAATTGAATTGCCATACTCATTCGTTATGATCAATATATGACCGGATGagaatatctttaaaaaatatattaatatcaaaagCTTTAAACGGGTCAATGGTTGTTTAATGGTTAcactgaaaaaaatattaaaatattaatatcaaaaGCCTTTTACTCATATCACTACAcccaattttagcaaaaaaatgatattatttcaCGAGGCTAAATTAACAAGATTATAAGTTTACTTTGTAACTTATTTGAATGTCACAGTTACGATTACATGTCATCCCTACACCACTGCAATCGGATGTGAcacatatattttacaaatagattaaaatttcatttttataatttaaaaacattcaccGCTATtcagttacatttttttttaattttgattaactCAAATAATCATCGCTTCCACTGCAATAACATGTAAAAAGATTATGAtttcaacataaaaaaaattactctcGTAGCATACACAAAAAATTATCTACAATCCAATTTTTCCGAACCCAAAATATTACAAACCACAAATAACGCACCGAATATAGAATgaaatttttgttaaatatcATAAAGACCATTTGAAGCCTATACAACATATCAATGCCATAACTTTTTAATACAGAAAACTATTGTAAACAATCAAAATATATCTTATCACATATAGTTCTTTCTTActtaaaatttttttgaaaacaaaattattataacaTTTATTGCAAATGCAATAAATACAAACTACcaaatcatacaaaaaaaataataacatatatcacaaataaattatatcctgcACGTAGGGTGTACCGATCCTAGTGGTCTATTAAAATCTAAGATAAACTCTTAGTTTAAGTAATAGTATAAACTTTTAATACTACTCATTTTAATTACAAATACTACAAAGTTCcatacaaaactaaaataaaaaaaaatattcaaaaccaaATCTTAAACGAACTATTGGGCCAAAACTTTTATTGGGCCAGAAAGGGTCGCGAAAAAGCAGCGGAAaccaaatctctctctctctctctctctctctctctctctccttccccTCCAAGGTCAGAGTCCGTTTCTTTGTTACGACGATGAGTTTAATTGTTGTATTGAATCTGCATAGTTTTAGCTGTTAGATGTTTATATGATCAGTAGTACTGTTTCCTTTTATGGTCTttgttgttatttatttttattttttggtaatcGATCTGTCTCGTTTCTTTAGATCTGATCGTAGAAACGTTAGATGATGAAACTCAGATAGGATCAAATTGCCTTGCTACTTACTATACTTGTCTGTTAGCACAAGTTTCAGAAGATTATTTTggtattaaaatgttttttttcctttaaattaACTTGTAGGTGAAGTTTACGGCCGATGAGCTTCGTAGGATTATGGATTACGAATAAAACATCCGTAAGATGTCCGTTATTGCCCATGTCGACCATGGTACTTACtgtcttttttttcattttttctttttttctttttttctttttttctttcagacttcaaattatttttactcAGGTTCTCTTTTCTCTTATGCTTTTTGTGATTGATTGACAGGTAAATCCACCCTGACAGACTCCTTGGTTGCTGCTGCTGGTATCATTGCGCAAGAAGTTGCTGGTGATGTCCGTATGACTGATACTCGTGCTGACGAGGCTGAACGTGGCATCACCATCAAGTCCACGGGTATTTCTCTCTACTACGAGATGACCAATGCTTCCTTGAAGAGCTTCACTGGCGCCAGAGATGGGAACGAGTACCTGGACACCTAATAATGGACAGAGGATTACATTTGCTGAAGTCATTGAAAACGAGTGGTTTAATAAAGGgcataagaccatgattaacctgAGTTTGTTAACTGCTGTTCTTAGCTTCTAGTTTTTAACTAACAAAATCTAATAACCATCTCTTATAAGACATATAAAAGCCTCCTCTTATCCGAAAagcgtaaaaaaaaaaaaaaaacaatgtcaaatcatgagttaaaaaaTCCCGACTAATACACCGGagttaaaacacacaaatatgaAAATGCAAATGTCAGCTTTGATGATGTTGATGCATTTTTTGATGAATCAGGGGTAAGGCTTGTGTTTCTTTTTTCGTTTAATTTATGAACTTTGTCTTGGATGATTGCCtagatttgtttttgttggGTAATATAGGACTTAGAACACCAGTAACTATGAATGCTTTTGAGCTCATCTCAACATCCAAAGGTCTCAATCTCGGTTCACTTTTTGAAAAGCAAATGGTTccgctttttctttttttttttttgttggggaTAATTAATGAGTAGTAGCTTTTTGGCCAAAAGTTTAGTTACGAGTTCTGTTTTTGAGACCATGATTATAGGGAGTGTTTAATGCTGGTGCTTAgcataattttgatttaaaaaaaaaattaagtgtaAAGAGAAGAGGCGACGCTTAATTGAGCGCCAGAAGCGCCGACGCTTAGAGACACGCGTCATAACGTCTCGActccatctctttctctctttcgtGTTCTTTCTCTCCTCTCTATCGCTCTCACGAAAGGAAGAAGGTCAATCGCTCTATCTCTctcatctctttctctcctGTCGGATGATTCAATCGGCGATTCCGCCTCTCCTTCTTGATTTCTCTTCGATGATGCCACCATCGGCGTCTCTCTCGGTGGCTCCGCCTCAAGGTCGTGAAATCTCGTCGAAGACTCCGGATCTCGTTGTTGATCTCTCGTCGACGATGAATCACTGGACGTGTCGCTCGGTTCCTCTACTCGAAGCCTCTGCCTCTCTATCAAGATCGTCGACTCCAATtccatatctctctctctctcggcgaCGGTTTGAGCTGGGTCGAATCGAAAGGTAAAGCAAcgatttgtttttaatttttagttatgaATACTTCACATGTCTTAGATTTGTCTTAGATTGTGATTgttctaatttattttgattttttttgtgttgttatCGGTCTGTTGATTCAATCTCTTGTATTTGTTTAAACTTCGTGATGAATTTATATGTGatctctgattgtttgaatttttttcttactttgcGAGATGGTGATCGTTGAAGACACATGAAACTTCCTCAAACAAGAGAACTACAATCGCAGCACAGGTAAATCATATTCCTTTGATCTTTTCAATTGATTGAAAGTGTGATAAAGGTTCTGTGAATAGATTGGTAGGTCGTTGTTGAGTAATGGTTCACTTTGAGGTTCATTTCGAATTGTTATCGCTATGAATGTGTGTTAGATTAGTTTGTAATAAATGATTGTGTTAGAAATGGTTCTCATAGGGATGATTGTGTTTCTGTTCTGAATTGATTCATTTGTAATAAATGGTATGGTTAGCGTTAGTGAATGGTTGCTAATAAATGGTTAGATAAAAATGGAGTTGAAGTTTTATGAATGTGTGTTAGATATATGTCACCTCGTTTTGATTGGGTGTGTTATTAGAGGCAAAGCTTTTCTTCCTCTcttctataaattgttttttcttctcttcttctcctcttccaTCTATCTAAAAACAGAGTTATTGTCTTCCTCTCTTCTTTTAATCAACCTCGGATATGGATTCTCTTCCATATAGGCAAACGCCAAAGTTTGTTGAATTGCTTACCAATCAACAAAACATTGTCTTTGGTTTGTCTAAAGATAGTCTTGACCTATCTTCATCACAAGTCCCTCTTTTTGGCTCCCAACCGAGTGAAGATTCCAATTTTGGCGACAGCACTCCTGCAGGGCGTCGAGAAAGGAGGAAATGGACACCAGGAGATGACGTTCTGCTCATCAGCTCGTGGCTTAATACAAGCAAAGACCCTGTGGTCTCGAATGAGCAAAAATCCGGGGCTTTCTGGAAAAGTGTCGCAACATACTTCGCCGCAAGCCCTAAGGTGCAAGGCTGTGAAGTCAGAGAGGCGACCCACTGCAAGAACCGTTGGCAGAAGATCAATGATCTAGTCAACAAGTTTTGTGGGGCTTACGAAGCTGCGAGTGGAGAGAGAAGTAGCGGTCAAAATGAGAATGATATTCTCAAACTAGCTCATGAGATATTCTTCaacaaccacaaaaaaaaattcaaccttGAGCACGCTTGGAAGGAGCTTCGAAACGATCAGAAATGGTGCGAACTTTATACTTGCAAAGCCGGTGGAAGCGGAAAGAGGAGGAAGCTTGATGATGGTGAGCATTCCTCAACCTCTCATGCGTTTGAAACCATgaatgatgaagctgatgaagtaGCCACTCGTCCCCCGGGTGTGAAGATATCAAAGGGGCTTGCTAAGCAAAAGGGGCTTGCTAAGAATAATGCAGAGACTGAGTATCAGAGGATGTGGAACATCAAGAAGGAGGATATGGCTATGAGGGACAGGCTTTTGAAGATGAAGCTGCTGGATAACTTATTGGCAAAAACAGAACCGTTAGCTGAGGATGAGGCAGCGCTGAAGTTGAAGCTCATAACTGAATTGATGTCTAAATCTCTGATGCATTTAAGTTTATGCATTTAAGTTAATGTTTTCTAAGTCTAATTAGTTTAAG encodes:
- the LOC106380009 gene encoding elongation factor 2, translating into MSVIAHVDHGKSTLTDSLVAAAGIIAQEVAGDVRMTDTRADEAERGITIKSTGISLYYEMTNASLKSFTGARDGNEYLDT